A portion of the Bifidobacterium lemurum genome contains these proteins:
- a CDS encoding MFS transporter — MTTAQTSPSARPAAARADGMLTRNERLDRLPFNKAHRKLLVASGIGWAFDAMDVGLVSFVVAAIAADPHFNLSATEKSWVLSIGFVGMAIGAALGGFVADRVGRKTVFAATLVIFGLANAGMAFSWTLAALLIARFVIGLGLGAELPVASTLVSEFSPTAQRGRMTVLLESFWAVGWIIAAMIGYFVIPNTGDWGWRWALLIGALPLLYAIVTRAHIPESVRFLEAQGREDEAEKAVRYFEAASGVAPVDSPKGHPLPKIRTRELFGSKYIARTAAIWATWFFVNFSYYGAFTWMPSLLADQFGSLTKSFGYTLAISIAQLPGYFLAAWLVEVWGRRKTLSVFLAVSAVAAFLFSQAGSVALVLVFGMLLSASNLGAWGVLYAVTPEIYPTRLRGAAAGAAAACGRVAAIIAPLLVPWFLTMSGGDKTVAFVIFAAAFVLACVAALCLPERKGLDLED; from the coding sequence ATGACCACAGCACAGACATCGCCATCGGCGCGGCCCGCGGCGGCGCGCGCGGACGGTATGCTCACCCGCAACGAGCGTCTCGACCGGCTGCCGTTCAACAAAGCGCATCGCAAACTTCTGGTCGCCTCCGGCATCGGCTGGGCGTTCGACGCCATGGACGTCGGCCTGGTGTCGTTCGTCGTCGCCGCCATCGCCGCCGACCCGCATTTCAACCTCAGCGCCACGGAGAAATCGTGGGTGCTCTCCATCGGATTCGTCGGCATGGCCATCGGCGCCGCCCTGGGCGGTTTCGTGGCCGACCGGGTGGGCCGCAAAACCGTGTTCGCCGCCACGCTGGTGATCTTCGGCCTGGCCAACGCCGGCATGGCCTTCAGCTGGACCCTGGCCGCGCTGCTCATCGCCCGCTTCGTCATCGGCTTGGGATTGGGCGCGGAACTGCCGGTGGCCTCCACCTTGGTGTCCGAGTTCTCGCCGACCGCGCAGCGCGGGCGCATGACCGTGCTGTTGGAGTCCTTCTGGGCCGTCGGCTGGATCATCGCGGCGATGATCGGCTACTTCGTGATTCCGAACACCGGCGACTGGGGTTGGCGCTGGGCGCTGCTCATCGGCGCGCTGCCGTTGCTGTACGCCATCGTCACCCGCGCGCACATCCCCGAATCCGTGCGATTCCTCGAGGCGCAGGGCCGCGAGGACGAGGCCGAGAAGGCCGTGCGGTATTTCGAAGCGGCCTCGGGCGTCGCTCCGGTCGATTCCCCCAAGGGGCATCCGCTGCCGAAGATCAGGACGCGCGAGCTCTTCGGATCCAAGTACATCGCCCGCACCGCGGCCATCTGGGCCACCTGGTTCTTCGTGAACTTCTCCTACTATGGCGCGTTCACCTGGATGCCGAGCCTGCTGGCCGACCAGTTCGGTTCTCTGACCAAATCCTTCGGCTACACCCTGGCGATCTCCATCGCCCAGCTTCCCGGCTATTTCCTCGCCGCGTGGCTGGTGGAGGTCTGGGGCCGCCGCAAAACCCTGAGTGTGTTCCTCGCCGTCTCCGCCGTGGCAGCCTTCCTGTTCTCGCAGGCCGGTTCCGTGGCTCTGGTGCTGGTGTTCGGCATGCTGCTGTCCGCCTCGAACCTCGGCGCGTGGGGCGTGCTCTACGCCGTGACGCCGGAGATCTACCCGACCCGTCTGCGCGGCGCCGCAGCCGGAGCGGCCGCCGCCTGCGGCCGTGTGGCCGCCATCATCGCGCCGCTGCTGGTGCCGTGGTTCCTGACCATGTCGGGCGGCGACAAGACGGTCGCCTTCGTCATCTTCGCCGCCGCGTTCGTGTTGGCCTGCGTCGCGGCCCTGTGCCTGCCCGAACGCAAGGGCCTCGATCTGGAGGATTAG